A window of Aricia agestis chromosome 3, ilAriAges1.1, whole genome shotgun sequence contains these coding sequences:
- the LOC121725320 gene encoding zinc finger protein 287-like isoform X2, with product MDSKSVSYGICRCCSVKGNHKSLMKEYYENGTRIVYIDIFMECFNLYLSTNQEISTLICDSCIQRLKEAHIFRNMVINSEHKLLTNVNENDTIFINVPAREMKIVDIKKEVLNEVKEESTNELVDCDSDYTPCENNEEELTRDIHDNDRIDGEAELLARFSSNFKLPTRNSLYTICQGYVTQLDLLKDKYIVPKTISKLLEEDTISHKQNNWLSEKMAQIQNASVILENASLVPFKSKNRLGFPCFYCRKIFEGLDKLREHQEKNHKRQEIRSILGTYGAECLVVYVDTTDLKCLICEKFLPNLNELKSHLVKIHKKKFYSELTDRIIPFKLTQTNIYECQVCGFNFETFGSIERHMNIHYRNYVCNLCGTGFITKYRLKVHNKSMHTGGNYPCEICKKVYTTHQKHKNHVDTVHRMIKRFKCPKCSERFSEYFRRQKHLVEVHGLAPLKYRCNVCDKTFDRRYTLSRHMKRDHLDERDFECQICSYKCFTKNELRVHMVKHNGERIFECSVCKKSYARKKTLREHMRIHNNDRRFACAVCGQAFVQKCSLKGHIKTHHIEYSLPPNF from the exons atggaTTCAAAGTCTGTGTCTTATGGAATATGTCGATGTTGCTCTGTAAAAGGAAATCACAAGAGTTTAATGAaagaatattatgaaaatgGCACGAGAATAGTTTATATTGACATTTTTATggaatgttttaatttatat CTTTCAACGAACCAAGAAATAAGCACATTAATCTGTGACTCCTGTATTCAGCGTCTAAAAGAGGCACATATTTTCCGAAACATGGTGATAAACAGTGAACATAAACTACTGACAAATGTTAATGAAAATGACACTATTTTTATTAATG TGCCTGCTAGAGAGATGAAAATTGTTGACATAAAAAAAGAAGTATTAAACGAAGTAAAGGAAGAGTCAACAAATGAACTCGTTGACTGTGACTCTGATTATACACCATGCGAAAATAATGAAGAAG AATTAACGAGAGATATTCACGACAATGACAGGATAGATGGTGAAGCTGAATTACTTGCTAgattttcatcaaattttaaACTGCCTACAAGAAACTCTCTATACACAATATGTCAAGGATATGTAACACAACTTGATCTTCTGAAAG ATAAGTATATTGTCCCTAAAACAATATCCAAACTACTTGAAGAGGACACAATTTctcataaacaaaataattggcTCTCAGAAAAAATGGCACAGATTCAAAATGCATCAGTTATTCTCGAAAATGCAAGTCTTGTTCCCTTTAAAAGTAAGAATCGCTTAGGGTTTCCGTGCTTCTACTGCAGGAAAATATTTGAGGGCTTAGACAAATTGAGAGAGCACCAAGAGAAAAATCATAAACGACAAGAAATCAGAAGCATTCTGGGAACTTACGGGGCCGAGTGTTTAGTTGTGTATGTTGACACTACAGACTTGAAGTGCCTCATTTGTGAAAAATTCTTACCCAATCTAAACGAATTGAAAAGTCATTTAGTAAAAATACATAAGAAAAAATTTTACTCAGAACTTACAGACCGAATAATACCTTTTAAATTGACCCAAACGAATATATACGAATGTCAAGTTTGTGGTTTCAATTTTGAAACATTCGGTTCAATCGAGCGTCATATGAACATTCACTACCGCAACTATGTCTGCAATCTGTGCGGGACGGGCTTCATAACTAAATATAGACTGAAAGTTCACAACAAGAGCATGCACACAGGCGGTAACTATCCCTGCGAGATATGCAAGAAGGTTTACACGACCCACCAGAAGCATAAAAACCACGTGGACACCGTACACAGGATGATCAAGAGGTTCAAGTGTCCCAAATGCTCAGAAAGGTTCTCAGAATATTTTAGACGCCAAAAGCATTTGGTAGAAGTACACGGCCTCGCGCCACTGAAGTATAGATGTAATGTGTGCGACAAAACTTTCGACAGACGCTACACGCTCTCGCGACATATGAAGAGAGATCATCTCGACGAAAGAGATTTTGAGTGCCAGATATGTTCCTACAAATGCTTTACTAAAAATGAACTAAGGGTGCACATGGTCAAACATAATGGCGAGAGGATTTTTGAATGTTCCGTTTGCAAAAAATCCTATGCTAGGAAGAAAACTCTCAGAGAGCACATGAGAATTCATAATAACGACCGCCGTTTCGCTtgtgctgtttgtggtcaggcTTTTGTTCAGAAATGTAGCCTAAAAGGACACATTAAGACGCATCATATTGAATACAGCTTGCCACCAAATTTCTAG
- the LOC121725320 gene encoding zinc finger protein 287-like isoform X1 — translation MDSKSVSYGICRCCSVKGNHKSLMKEYYENGTRIVYIDIFMECFNLYLSTNQEISTLICDSCIQRLKEAHIFRNMVINSEHKLLTNVNENDTIFINVPAREMKIVDIKKEVLNEVKEESTNELVDCDSDYTPCENNEEDVSELTRDIHDNDRIDGEAELLARFSSNFKLPTRNSLYTICQGYVTQLDLLKDKYIVPKTISKLLEEDTISHKQNNWLSEKMAQIQNASVILENASLVPFKSKNRLGFPCFYCRKIFEGLDKLREHQEKNHKRQEIRSILGTYGAECLVVYVDTTDLKCLICEKFLPNLNELKSHLVKIHKKKFYSELTDRIIPFKLTQTNIYECQVCGFNFETFGSIERHMNIHYRNYVCNLCGTGFITKYRLKVHNKSMHTGGNYPCEICKKVYTTHQKHKNHVDTVHRMIKRFKCPKCSERFSEYFRRQKHLVEVHGLAPLKYRCNVCDKTFDRRYTLSRHMKRDHLDERDFECQICSYKCFTKNELRVHMVKHNGERIFECSVCKKSYARKKTLREHMRIHNNDRRFACAVCGQAFVQKCSLKGHIKTHHIEYSLPPNF, via the exons atggaTTCAAAGTCTGTGTCTTATGGAATATGTCGATGTTGCTCTGTAAAAGGAAATCACAAGAGTTTAATGAaagaatattatgaaaatgGCACGAGAATAGTTTATATTGACATTTTTATggaatgttttaatttatat CTTTCAACGAACCAAGAAATAAGCACATTAATCTGTGACTCCTGTATTCAGCGTCTAAAAGAGGCACATATTTTCCGAAACATGGTGATAAACAGTGAACATAAACTACTGACAAATGTTAATGAAAATGACACTATTTTTATTAATG TGCCTGCTAGAGAGATGAAAATTGTTGACATAAAAAAAGAAGTATTAAACGAAGTAAAGGAAGAGTCAACAAATGAACTCGTTGACTGTGACTCTGATTATACACCATGCGAAAATAATGAAGAAG ATGTTTCAGAATTAACGAGAGATATTCACGACAATGACAGGATAGATGGTGAAGCTGAATTACTTGCTAgattttcatcaaattttaaACTGCCTACAAGAAACTCTCTATACACAATATGTCAAGGATATGTAACACAACTTGATCTTCTGAAAG ATAAGTATATTGTCCCTAAAACAATATCCAAACTACTTGAAGAGGACACAATTTctcataaacaaaataattggcTCTCAGAAAAAATGGCACAGATTCAAAATGCATCAGTTATTCTCGAAAATGCAAGTCTTGTTCCCTTTAAAAGTAAGAATCGCTTAGGGTTTCCGTGCTTCTACTGCAGGAAAATATTTGAGGGCTTAGACAAATTGAGAGAGCACCAAGAGAAAAATCATAAACGACAAGAAATCAGAAGCATTCTGGGAACTTACGGGGCCGAGTGTTTAGTTGTGTATGTTGACACTACAGACTTGAAGTGCCTCATTTGTGAAAAATTCTTACCCAATCTAAACGAATTGAAAAGTCATTTAGTAAAAATACATAAGAAAAAATTTTACTCAGAACTTACAGACCGAATAATACCTTTTAAATTGACCCAAACGAATATATACGAATGTCAAGTTTGTGGTTTCAATTTTGAAACATTCGGTTCAATCGAGCGTCATATGAACATTCACTACCGCAACTATGTCTGCAATCTGTGCGGGACGGGCTTCATAACTAAATATAGACTGAAAGTTCACAACAAGAGCATGCACACAGGCGGTAACTATCCCTGCGAGATATGCAAGAAGGTTTACACGACCCACCAGAAGCATAAAAACCACGTGGACACCGTACACAGGATGATCAAGAGGTTCAAGTGTCCCAAATGCTCAGAAAGGTTCTCAGAATATTTTAGACGCCAAAAGCATTTGGTAGAAGTACACGGCCTCGCGCCACTGAAGTATAGATGTAATGTGTGCGACAAAACTTTCGACAGACGCTACACGCTCTCGCGACATATGAAGAGAGATCATCTCGACGAAAGAGATTTTGAGTGCCAGATATGTTCCTACAAATGCTTTACTAAAAATGAACTAAGGGTGCACATGGTCAAACATAATGGCGAGAGGATTTTTGAATGTTCCGTTTGCAAAAAATCCTATGCTAGGAAGAAAACTCTCAGAGAGCACATGAGAATTCATAATAACGACCGCCGTTTCGCTtgtgctgtttgtggtcaggcTTTTGTTCAGAAATGTAGCCTAAAAGGACACATTAAGACGCATCATATTGAATACAGCTTGCCACCAAATTTCTAG
- the LOC121725320 gene encoding gastrula zinc finger protein XlCGF26.1-like isoform X3 codes for MKIVDIKKEVLNEVKEESTNELVDCDSDYTPCENNEEDVSELTRDIHDNDRIDGEAELLARFSSNFKLPTRNSLYTICQGYVTQLDLLKDKYIVPKTISKLLEEDTISHKQNNWLSEKMAQIQNASVILENASLVPFKSKNRLGFPCFYCRKIFEGLDKLREHQEKNHKRQEIRSILGTYGAECLVVYVDTTDLKCLICEKFLPNLNELKSHLVKIHKKKFYSELTDRIIPFKLTQTNIYECQVCGFNFETFGSIERHMNIHYRNYVCNLCGTGFITKYRLKVHNKSMHTGGNYPCEICKKVYTTHQKHKNHVDTVHRMIKRFKCPKCSERFSEYFRRQKHLVEVHGLAPLKYRCNVCDKTFDRRYTLSRHMKRDHLDERDFECQICSYKCFTKNELRVHMVKHNGERIFECSVCKKSYARKKTLREHMRIHNNDRRFACAVCGQAFVQKCSLKGHIKTHHIEYSLPPNF; via the exons ATGAAAATTGTTGACATAAAAAAAGAAGTATTAAACGAAGTAAAGGAAGAGTCAACAAATGAACTCGTTGACTGTGACTCTGATTATACACCATGCGAAAATAATGAAGAAG ATGTTTCAGAATTAACGAGAGATATTCACGACAATGACAGGATAGATGGTGAAGCTGAATTACTTGCTAgattttcatcaaattttaaACTGCCTACAAGAAACTCTCTATACACAATATGTCAAGGATATGTAACACAACTTGATCTTCTGAAAG ATAAGTATATTGTCCCTAAAACAATATCCAAACTACTTGAAGAGGACACAATTTctcataaacaaaataattggcTCTCAGAAAAAATGGCACAGATTCAAAATGCATCAGTTATTCTCGAAAATGCAAGTCTTGTTCCCTTTAAAAGTAAGAATCGCTTAGGGTTTCCGTGCTTCTACTGCAGGAAAATATTTGAGGGCTTAGACAAATTGAGAGAGCACCAAGAGAAAAATCATAAACGACAAGAAATCAGAAGCATTCTGGGAACTTACGGGGCCGAGTGTTTAGTTGTGTATGTTGACACTACAGACTTGAAGTGCCTCATTTGTGAAAAATTCTTACCCAATCTAAACGAATTGAAAAGTCATTTAGTAAAAATACATAAGAAAAAATTTTACTCAGAACTTACAGACCGAATAATACCTTTTAAATTGACCCAAACGAATATATACGAATGTCAAGTTTGTGGTTTCAATTTTGAAACATTCGGTTCAATCGAGCGTCATATGAACATTCACTACCGCAACTATGTCTGCAATCTGTGCGGGACGGGCTTCATAACTAAATATAGACTGAAAGTTCACAACAAGAGCATGCACACAGGCGGTAACTATCCCTGCGAGATATGCAAGAAGGTTTACACGACCCACCAGAAGCATAAAAACCACGTGGACACCGTACACAGGATGATCAAGAGGTTCAAGTGTCCCAAATGCTCAGAAAGGTTCTCAGAATATTTTAGACGCCAAAAGCATTTGGTAGAAGTACACGGCCTCGCGCCACTGAAGTATAGATGTAATGTGTGCGACAAAACTTTCGACAGACGCTACACGCTCTCGCGACATATGAAGAGAGATCATCTCGACGAAAGAGATTTTGAGTGCCAGATATGTTCCTACAAATGCTTTACTAAAAATGAACTAAGGGTGCACATGGTCAAACATAATGGCGAGAGGATTTTTGAATGTTCCGTTTGCAAAAAATCCTATGCTAGGAAGAAAACTCTCAGAGAGCACATGAGAATTCATAATAACGACCGCCGTTTCGCTtgtgctgtttgtggtcaggcTTTTGTTCAGAAATGTAGCCTAAAAGGACACATTAAGACGCATCATATTGAATACAGCTTGCCACCAAATTTCTAG